In Geobacillus kaustophilus, a genomic segment contains:
- a CDS encoding Gfo/Idh/MocA family protein: MVRFATIGTNWITEAFIGAAQLVDSIELAAVYSRTEETAKRFAEKVGAPRTFTDLHELAGSPDIDAVYIASPNALHAEQAILLMNHGKHVLCEKPLASNAKEVKAMIEAAERNGVVLMEAMKATLLPTSRSIREHLPKLGRIRRYVASYCQYSSRYDAYKQGTVLNAFNPAFSNGALMDIGVYCLYPMVVLFGKPKSLKAQSLKLESGVDGEGTIVFDYGGMDGIVFYSKIANSYLPAEIQGEEGSMIIDAIHTPTKAEIRYRDGRVEDITVPQDKPPMYYEAEEFIRLIESGERESSINSHRHSLWTIEIMDEARRQTGILFPADER; the protein is encoded by the coding sequence ATGGTGCGATTCGCGACAATCGGCACAAACTGGATCACCGAAGCGTTTATTGGCGCCGCGCAGCTCGTCGATTCCATTGAACTCGCCGCCGTCTACTCGCGGACGGAGGAAACAGCGAAGCGTTTTGCCGAGAAAGTCGGAGCGCCGCGCACGTTCACTGATTTACACGAACTGGCGGGCAGCCCTGACATTGATGCGGTCTACATCGCGAGCCCGAACGCACTTCATGCCGAGCAGGCGATCTTGCTCATGAACCACGGCAAACACGTCTTATGCGAAAAACCGCTCGCCTCGAACGCCAAAGAAGTAAAGGCGATGATCGAAGCGGCCGAGCGAAACGGCGTCGTGTTGATGGAAGCGATGAAAGCGACACTGCTCCCCACATCCCGGTCCATCCGCGAGCACTTGCCGAAACTCGGCCGCATCCGCCGTTATGTGGCGAGCTACTGCCAATATTCATCGCGCTATGACGCCTATAAGCAAGGAACGGTGCTCAACGCCTTCAATCCGGCTTTTTCGAACGGAGCATTGATGGATATCGGCGTCTACTGCCTGTACCCGATGGTGGTGCTGTTTGGCAAGCCGAAGAGCCTCAAAGCACAAAGCCTCAAGCTTGAATCGGGGGTAGACGGCGAAGGAACAATCGTCTTCGACTACGGGGGGATGGATGGGATCGTCTTTTATTCGAAAATCGCCAATTCCTACTTGCCGGCGGAAATCCAAGGAGAAGAAGGAAGTATGATCATTGACGCCATCCATACGCCGACCAAAGCGGAAATCCGCTACCGCGACGGGCGCGTCGAGGACATCACCGTCCCGCAAGACAAACCGCCGATGTATTACGAGGCGGAAGAGTTTATCCGTCTCATCGAAAGCGGGGAACGGGAGTCGTCCATCAACTCACACCGCCATTCGCTTTGGACGATCGAAATCATGGACGAAGCGCGAAGACAAACCGGCATCCTCTTTCCCGCCGACGAGCGATAA
- a CDS encoding DUF4275 family protein, which translates to MELFHQLARRNIKISKQSGFGEQLRQQWEKVFAGHLTAEEKQHIHLHNRNGVNGYLWHVFSYKMRDCLTEEEAETAFDQEEKTCCYLFFQYGDDAFKVEDASVLKAADLAAENAKIDLYVVDSEFNWTFVITHESGWLGPYFSKR; encoded by the coding sequence ATGGAGTTATTTCATCAGTTAGCTCGCCGAAACATAAAAATCAGCAAACAATCCGGTTTCGGGGAGCAATTACGACAACAGTGGGAAAAGGTGTTTGCCGGCCATTTGACTGCGGAAGAAAAACAACACATCCACCTTCATAATCGGAATGGAGTCAACGGCTACTTATGGCATGTGTTCAGCTATAAAATGAGAGACTGTTTAACGGAAGAAGAAGCGGAGACGGCGTTTGATCAAGAAGAGAAAACGTGCTGCTATCTTTTCTTTCAATATGGTGACGATGCGTTCAAAGTGGAGGACGCTTCCGTCTTGAAAGCCGCTGATCTGGCAGCGGAAAACGCCAAGATCGATCTATACGTGGTGGACAGCGAGTTCAACTGGACGTTTGTCATCACGCACGAAAGCGGATGGCTTGGCCCGTATTTTAGCAAAAGGTGA